The genomic stretch GGATGGCCTCGGCGTCGCTCCAGTTGTTCATCCACACCTTGGAGTTCTCCTTGTCGCTGGCCAGCGCCCGACCACCGATCTTCTGGATCAACGTGGCGATCAGCATCTCTTCTTCTTCGTTGGGAGGCACGATGGCGTCGTAGTAGTTGGGGATCAGGATGCGGTTGGACCCTGGGTCGAACATGGTGCGCAGCGCTTCGATCAGCCGCCATGTGGGCGAATCCAGGATTGCCTTGCGCGAGGAGTGGATGGGGATCTTCTGCGGCCCGCGACCCCACTTCGCTCCATGCGCGTGCAGCTCGAAATACGCGATGCCCTTGTTCCCCAGGCTCATGTTCACCTGGCCCTGGCTGTTCTGCGAAGGACCGGCGTCCAGGTGCGCGCTGCATTTCTTCAGCCTTTCCGTGTACGGCTCCAGCACCTGGTGGAAATGGGGCGAGCCCTGCTCTTCCTCGCCGTCGCAGGTGAACAGGATGTTCACCGGCAGCTTCCCTTCTACCGCGATGATGGCCTCGCAGGCGTTCAGGAACGCCACCAGTGGCCCCTTGGAGTTGATGGCTCCGCGCGCCAGGATCGATTTGCCGAAGGGCGGCCGGTCCACCACGTTGGCCGCCAGCGGCGGCGACGACCACTCCTTCTCGTCGAAGGGCTGGGTGTCATACATGAAGTAGTGCGAAACGGTCTTCTTCGCGCCGCAGTCGTAGCCTGCAGCCGCGCCGGCCAGGCCGTCTGTCTTCACCAGTTCGGCCCACTGGCAGCCCATGTGCTTGAACAGGCCCAGCAGAGCGTCGGCGCACTCCGCCATATTCTCCCGCCCGTTGACCTGCGTTCCCCATCCCCAACTGGAAATGCTCGGCAGGCGCAAGAATTCCTGGATGCGCGCAATGTGCTGTGGCTGGTGATCCGCGATGTATTGATGGATCTTGCGCACCGCCGCGCTCTCCAGCACGTCCTCAGCAAATCCCAGCGGTGCGCCAAGAAAGTGGAAGGCGCTGGCGGTCGCGCCCAGCGCCATGCCCCGGCTCACCGCCCGGTTGAACTCCCTGCGCGTGATTTCCATGGTTTCCGCCCCCTGGATGAAGAGACTGACGACCGGAAGAGGGCAGGGATTGTAGCAAAGGTGAGCTCGAGGCAGGCAGGAAAGGGCGAGGGCTACCTACAGGGCCGCTCCTTCTCTTGTCTCAGTTTTGCTTGTCTTTCGGCTCGTCCAGCACTTCGCGGACTTTCACCGCCAAATCGAGCGGCCGGAACGGCTTCTGCAGGAAGGCGATGCCCGCATCGAGCACGCCGCGATGCACGATGGTGTTTTCCGTGTAGCCGGAGACGTAGAGCACCCGGATCGCCGGGCGCAGCATGGTGACCCGCCGCGCCAGTTGCCTCCCGTCGAGGCCGGGCATGATCACGTCGGTCATGAGCAAGTGAATCGCCTGGTCGTACTTGTCACAGATTTCCAGCGCCTGATCGCTGTTCGCCGCTTCCAGTACCGTGTAGCCTTGCTCTTCCAGGCATTTTCGCGCCAGCTTGCGAACGGATTCCTCATCCTCCACCAGCAGCACGGTCTCCGTTCCCTTGGGGGGCACGATGGAACTCCACGCCCCGGAGGGTCGGTCCTTGCGCTCTACGGGTTCCGCCACGCGGGGCAGATAGATCTTGAACGTCGTCCCCTTGCCGGGTTCGCTGTACACCCAGATGTAGCCACCCGTCTGCTTGATGATGCCGTACACCGTGGCCAGGCCCAGCCCTGTGCCCTTGCCTTTCTCTTTGGTGGTGAAGAAGGGCTCGAAGACCCGCGCCTGCGTTTCCGGCGTCATGCCCACGCCGTTGTCGCTCACCGCCAGCATGACGTAAGGACCGGACTTCATGCTGACGTGCTGCGCCGCATCCGCCTCGCCCAGTTCCACGTTGGCCGTCTCGATGGTCAGCTTCCCGCCCCCCGGCATGGCGTCGCGCGCGTTCACGGCCAGGTTCATGATGACTTGTTCCATCTGGCCGGGATCGGTGCGGACGTTCCACAAGTCGGGCCCCGGCACCACCACCAGATCGATGTCCTCTCCGATGATCCGCCGCAGCATGCGGTCGGTGTCGGTGACGACCTGGTTCAGATCCAGCACCCTGGGCTCCATCACCTGCTTGCGGCTGAAGGCCATGAGCTGCCGCGTCAGTGTCACCGCGCGGTCGCCCGCTTTGCGGATCTCCTTCAGGTGTTTCACCAGCGGGCTGGTAGGCTCCAGTTCATCCATGAGCAGATCGGTGTAGCCGATCACGATCGCCAGCAGGTTGTTGAAGTCGTGCGCCACTCCGCCGGCCAACTGCCCGATGGCTTCCATCTTCTGGGCCTGCAAGAACTGCCGTTCCAGTTGCCGGCGTTCGCTGATGTCCAGCGCCATGCCCATCGTCCCCTCGACCTCGCCGTGCGGACCCAGCCGCGGCTCCACGTGTGCCTGGAAAGTCCGCCCGCCCCACTGCACCTCGAATGCCACCGACTCGCCCCGCAGCGCGCGACTATGCGCTCGTACCGCTTCGGCATCGGGCTCTGCGATCTGCAGGAAGCTGGCCAGATGGACGCCGATCACTTCCGTAGGTTTCAGGTTGAGCGCTGCCAGTCCTGCGCCCGCCGTCGAGGTGATGCGGAGCTCACGGTCGGTGGTCCACAGGATGACGGGAAGCTGCTGCACCATCAGGCGCAGGCCGTGTTCGGTGTGCGGCCGCGGTTCCATGGCTGCGCGCATCTGCGCCTGCAGGCTGTAGTCGGAAATCGCGGCCGCAAAGCCGGGAAGCGTTTCCGGCGCCGTCGGTTGAACCGTGCGCACGATGAATCCGCCGCAGTTCACCACCGCCCCGGCGCCAAACGTGCCCGCAGGGAGCAGGACCGTTAGTTCCACCGGCGTCTTCGGTTCCAGCGCGTCTTGCGCTCGGAACAGCACCCCGGACCGGCTGATGTTCTCCGTCAGTCCCTCGTGCCAGTCCGGCTCACCCGGACGCCGGTAACGCAGCGGGAGGTTCAGCGGGAATCGCGTTGCCCGCGGCCCTTGTCCCGTTCTGCCTGCTGACCCTGCAGCAGTCGCCATTTTGGTCCGTGCCTCGTTCCCTCCGCGAGCCTTGTGCCCCTCACCTTGGGGAAAAGGTGCGAGAAGTTCCGTCTTACTGCCTATAGCATCGGGTAACCCTCCCGTTTTGAAAACGTTACAGAAGGGCGGGCGGGCTTAGTCCCAAAGTAACACCCGCATCTGATTGAATTATTTGGGCTTATCGCCTCTCCCGATGGTACACTCCCGGCGCACTTTCTCTTCCTGCTATGGCCGGGACCAAACCGACCCACTTGTTGCGCGACATCGGGCGTTGGAGCCTGGTTGGTTTGATGCTGAATGCCACCATCGGGAGTGCTGTATTCGGGCTGCCCTCGCTGGTGGCGCAACACCTCGGGGGAGCCGGGCTCTGGGCTTATCCCGTTGCCGCCGCCGGCATGGGCGTCATCATGGCCTGCTTCGCCGAAGTGGCCTCGCGATTCCGCCAAGCCGGCGGCCCATACCTTTACTCACGCGAAGCCTACGGACGTTTCGCCGGC from Terriglobales bacterium encodes the following:
- a CDS encoding M20/M25/M40 family metallo-hydrolase, yielding MEITRREFNRAVSRGMALGATASAFHFLGAPLGFAEDVLESAAVRKIHQYIADHQPQHIARIQEFLRLPSISSWGWGTQVNGRENMAECADALLGLFKHMGCQWAELVKTDGLAGAAAGYDCGAKKTVSHYFMYDTQPFDEKEWSSPPLAANVVDRPPFGKSILARGAINSKGPLVAFLNACEAIIAVEGKLPVNILFTCDGEEEQGSPHFHQVLEPYTERLKKCSAHLDAGPSQNSQGQVNMSLGNKGIAYFELHAHGAKWGRGPQKIPIHSSRKAILDSPTWRLIEALRTMFDPGSNRILIPNYYDAIVPPNEEEEMLIATLIQKIGGRALASDKENSKVWMNNWSDAEAIRHLTFDTSLNIDGIWSGYTGPGTATILPEKAACKIDSRLVPDQEIDTQIALVRQHLDKQGFTDIELKKMGGGDEWARTSVKAAPVQAALAVYKHYGIEPAIWPRSAGSSPQAQYTRPPLNLPAASAGMGHGGRAHSIDEYFVIEGNAQVAGLARCEQSIVDLLYTYANWPE
- a CDS encoding ATP-binding protein — encoded protein: MATAAGSAGRTGQGPRATRFPLNLPLRYRRPGEPDWHEGLTENISRSGVLFRAQDALEPKTPVELTVLLPAGTFGAGAVVNCGGFIVRTVQPTAPETLPGFAAAISDYSLQAQMRAAMEPRPHTEHGLRLMVQQLPVILWTTDRELRITSTAGAGLAALNLKPTEVIGVHLASFLQIAEPDAEAVRAHSRALRGESVAFEVQWGGRTFQAHVEPRLGPHGEVEGTMGMALDISERRQLERQFLQAQKMEAIGQLAGGVAHDFNNLLAIVIGYTDLLMDELEPTSPLVKHLKEIRKAGDRAVTLTRQLMAFSRKQVMEPRVLDLNQVVTDTDRMLRRIIGEDIDLVVVPGPDLWNVRTDPGQMEQVIMNLAVNARDAMPGGGKLTIETANVELGEADAAQHVSMKSGPYVMLAVSDNGVGMTPETQARVFEPFFTTKEKGKGTGLGLATVYGIIKQTGGYIWVYSEPGKGTTFKIYLPRVAEPVERKDRPSGAWSSIVPPKGTETVLLVEDEESVRKLARKCLEEQGYTVLEAANSDQALEICDKYDQAIHLLMTDVIMPGLDGRQLARRVTMLRPAIRVLYVSGYTENTIVHRGVLDAGIAFLQKPFRPLDLAVKVREVLDEPKDKQN